Proteins encoded together in one Acetobacteroides hydrogenigenes window:
- a CDS encoding mechanosensitive ion channel family protein — MNSIEQQAKIATHHGEQLIHEFQNLLLNWGVPENIIVFTRVAISVVVIMLLAYVAKKIIDAIILKVIHQIAKRTKSLWDDFLVDRHVFKRLSNLIPALIAYHLFEIALSDFSSTYYEVIQVLLKGYSVFVVVWTLDAFLSAANDMYNTTEMAKDRSIKGYIQVAKIIAYFFGTIVIIGILADKDPAKILFGLGTFAAVLMLVFKDTILGLVASVQLSANDLVKIGDWIEMPNRNIDGKVMDISLTSVKVQNWDFTINSIPTYSLVTESFQNWRGMELAQGRRLKNSIYIDVNSVRLCSDDLLEKLEKFPILKDYLSDIRTSLKNEGLVGNGEHDIAMGVRPSNLNLFRNYVELSLRSNEDINQDLSLIVRYLPAIDKGVPVEYICFSRKKDANEFENVKASLLEHFWSVLPEFNLTPFQNPSGSDFRMILNERQ; from the coding sequence ATGAATTCGATTGAACAGCAGGCAAAAATTGCCACTCACCATGGGGAACAGCTTATCCATGAATTCCAGAATCTTCTATTGAACTGGGGTGTTCCCGAGAACATCATCGTCTTTACGCGCGTAGCCATAAGCGTTGTTGTTATTATGCTGTTGGCATATGTTGCTAAAAAGATCATAGATGCCATTATTCTAAAAGTAATCCATCAAATTGCTAAGCGAACGAAATCGCTTTGGGACGACTTTTTGGTTGATCGCCATGTGTTTAAGCGATTAAGCAACCTTATTCCTGCTCTTATTGCTTACCATCTTTTTGAGATAGCCCTTTCGGATTTCAGTAGCACCTACTACGAGGTTATTCAAGTCTTGCTCAAGGGATACTCCGTATTCGTGGTTGTTTGGACGCTCGATGCCTTTTTGAGCGCGGCTAACGACATGTACAATACCACCGAAATGGCCAAAGATCGTTCCATAAAGGGGTATATTCAAGTTGCCAAGATTATTGCCTACTTCTTTGGAACCATTGTAATAATTGGCATTTTGGCCGATAAAGATCCAGCAAAGATCCTTTTTGGTTTAGGAACCTTTGCTGCTGTTCTGATGTTGGTGTTCAAGGATACCATTCTTGGGCTGGTAGCATCGGTTCAGTTATCAGCCAACGATTTGGTGAAAATTGGTGATTGGATTGAAATGCCTAACCGAAATATCGATGGTAAGGTGATGGATATTAGTCTAACCTCGGTTAAGGTACAAAATTGGGACTTTACGATTAACTCTATTCCAACCTACTCGCTGGTAACCGAATCGTTTCAAAATTGGCGAGGTATGGAGTTGGCTCAAGGACGTCGTTTGAAGAATAGCATCTACATCGATGTGAATTCGGTCCGCCTTTGCTCCGACGATTTGCTTGAGAAACTAGAAAAGTTTCCAATCCTTAAGGATTATCTTAGCGATATTAGGACAAGCTTGAAGAATGAGGGCTTGGTAGGCAACGGGGAGCACGATATTGCCATGGGCGTTCGTCCTTCAAACCTAAACCTATTTAGGAACTACGTAGAACTGTCGCTTCGTAGCAATGAGGACATCAATCAAGATCTTAGCTTAATAGTTCGCTACTTACCTGCAATTGACAAGGGGGTTCCTGTAGAGTACATCTGCTTTTCTCGAAAGAAGGATGCCAACGAGTTTGAAAATGTGAAGGCCAGTCTTCTAGAACATTTTTGGTCGGTACTTCCCGAGTTTAACCTAACGCCATTCCAAAATCCATCGGGGAGCGATTTTAGGATGATATTGAATGAAAGACAATAG
- the lpxB gene encoding lipid-A-disaccharide synthase, which produces MKYYLVAGEASGDLHGSNLMKGLKIHDSNAEFRFFGGDLMAAVGGTLAKHYRDMAFMGFLEVVKNLRTISHNFKDCQNDIEQYQPDVIILIDYPGFNFRIAKWAKERGIKVFYYIAPKVWAWKEGRVKRLQQNVDKLFTIFPFETEYFRRFGIEVCYEGNPLIDALDQKRDRLPSFDEFVAKNQLANKRIVAVLAGSRKQEVEKCLPLMKQVAAHFPNYQFVVAGAPSLSREFYAPFLIDGVVKMVYNQTYELFNVSEVALVTSGTATLEAALYNIPQAVCYRTSHISATIAKAFIKVKWVSLVNIIMNREVVRELLQYDMTVEKMVQELVSLLPGGARRDQVLHDYAELKGMLGEVGSSARTAKKMVELLSE; this is translated from the coding sequence ATGAAATACTACTTGGTTGCAGGCGAGGCTTCTGGCGATTTGCACGGTTCGAATCTTATGAAAGGGCTTAAAATACATGATTCCAATGCCGAATTCCGCTTCTTTGGTGGCGATTTAATGGCTGCCGTAGGAGGAACGCTTGCAAAGCACTATCGTGATATGGCCTTTATGGGATTTTTGGAGGTTGTTAAGAATTTAAGAACCATATCGCACAACTTTAAAGATTGCCAGAACGATATTGAACAATACCAGCCCGATGTCATTATCTTAATCGATTATCCGGGTTTCAACTTTAGAATTGCCAAGTGGGCCAAAGAACGAGGAATTAAGGTTTTCTACTATATCGCGCCAAAGGTTTGGGCGTGGAAGGAAGGTCGTGTAAAACGGTTGCAACAAAACGTAGATAAACTGTTCACTATATTCCCTTTTGAAACAGAATACTTCCGCAGATTTGGAATAGAGGTCTGCTACGAGGGCAATCCTCTTATTGACGCACTTGATCAGAAGAGAGATAGGCTGCCTTCGTTTGATGAGTTTGTGGCTAAAAATCAGCTGGCGAATAAACGTATTGTAGCAGTGCTTGCTGGCAGCCGAAAGCAGGAGGTGGAGAAGTGTCTTCCGCTAATGAAACAGGTGGCTGCTCATTTTCCAAACTATCAGTTTGTAGTTGCAGGAGCACCCTCGCTTTCGCGTGAATTTTATGCGCCATTTTTAATTGATGGAGTGGTGAAAATGGTTTACAATCAAACCTACGAACTCTTTAATGTTTCAGAAGTTGCGCTGGTGACCTCGGGAACAGCGACACTGGAGGCTGCTCTATATAACATTCCGCAAGCAGTATGCTACCGTACAAGCCATATATCGGCAACTATTGCGAAGGCATTTATTAAAGTAAAGTGGGTGTCGTTGGTGAATATAATTATGAACCGAGAGGTGGTTCGTGAGCTACTGCAGTACGACATGACGGTTGAAAAGATGGTTCAGGAGCTAGTGTCATTGCTTCCGGGTGGTGCAAGGCGCGATCAGGTGTTGCACGATTATGCCGAATTGAAGGGCATGCTAGGAGAGGTAGGCTCTTCGGCGCGTACTGCAAAAAAAATGGTTGAACTTTTATCTGAGTAG
- a CDS encoding SpoIID/LytB domain-containing protein has protein sequence MLVLGVGSSNLFAQPYAPSGSTKILISVYAQQHPQSLILKPHKESFRVFGGGIMLAELKKNDLLYITSSKGKIRIRTIDRALGTFSRVLVKPSTDSNMFSLNPANPSLKNLRKYSGNIAFTAKGGGIESILETDFEQYIAGVVEAEIGGKQPLEMYKVQAIIARTYAIGHMNKHKGEKFNLCDDVHCQAYKGVACSNSEIVKGCEQTRDLVVVNRNNELITAVFHANCGGQTVNSEDVWPKYKSYLRSCSCPYCSNSKSYKWRMSVAVSKWDKYLEGNGVTVSPDQLPKGFEQPRRQSILEVGNVTFPLYKVRKDLGLRSTFFSYSQFGDSIVFSGKGFGHGVGLCQDGASSMAQLHMSYQHIISYYYRGCKIIHRQNAIPEKNEDAEMVDENANTNTLATSKSSFTGGDYFVPDSTLISP, from the coding sequence ATGCTGGTGTTAGGAGTAGGATCTTCTAACCTTTTTGCTCAACCCTATGCTCCAAGCGGATCGACAAAGATCCTTATCTCGGTTTATGCGCAGCAGCACCCTCAAAGCCTCATCTTAAAGCCTCATAAGGAAAGTTTTAGGGTTTTTGGAGGGGGAATAATGTTGGCAGAACTCAAGAAAAATGATTTGTTGTACATTACTTCTTCGAAAGGTAAAATTCGTATTCGTACAATTGATCGGGCATTGGGAACGTTTAGCCGCGTGCTGGTTAAACCGTCGACTGATTCGAATATGTTTAGCCTTAATCCTGCTAATCCGTCCTTAAAAAATCTTCGAAAGTACTCAGGAAATATTGCATTTACGGCCAAGGGTGGCGGCATTGAATCTATTCTGGAAACAGACTTTGAGCAGTACATTGCGGGAGTTGTTGAGGCTGAAATAGGAGGAAAACAGCCATTAGAAATGTATAAGGTTCAGGCAATTATTGCACGTACATATGCAATTGGGCATATGAATAAGCATAAAGGGGAAAAGTTTAACCTCTGCGACGATGTTCATTGCCAAGCTTACAAGGGAGTTGCCTGCTCAAATTCTGAGATAGTGAAGGGATGTGAGCAAACCCGAGATTTAGTAGTTGTAAATCGTAACAATGAGCTTATAACGGCTGTTTTTCATGCCAACTGTGGGGGACAAACTGTAAACTCGGAGGATGTATGGCCAAAGTATAAAAGCTACCTTCGTTCGTGCTCTTGTCCCTATTGCTCAAATTCTAAGAGCTACAAGTGGCGAATGTCTGTTGCCGTATCTAAATGGGATAAATATCTAGAAGGTAATGGTGTGACCGTGTCTCCTGATCAGCTACCTAAAGGTTTTGAGCAGCCGCGCCGGCAGTCTATCTTGGAAGTGGGCAATGTAACTTTCCCTCTGTACAAAGTGCGTAAGGATTTAGGTTTGCGTTCTACCTTTTTCAGCTATTCTCAGTTTGGTGATAGCATAGTTTTTTCGGGAAAGGGTTTTGGACATGGGGTAGGCCTTTGTCAGGATGGCGCATCGAGTATGGCTCAGCTGCATATGTCGTACCAGCACATCATTAGCTACTACTATAGGGGCTGCAAAATTATTCATAGGCAAAATGCAATTCCCGAAAAGAATGAGGATGCTGAAATGGTAGACGAAAATGCTAATACTAATACGCTTGCTACATCAAAATCTTCTTTTACTGGAGGTGATTATTTTGTTCCCGATTCGACATTGATTTCTCCTTAA
- a CDS encoding DUF1987 domain-containing protein → MEMFKLERTSRTPFVLMDPANGLIEIKGISIPNNSYEFFMPLFERIERYVQTPTSKTVVNLELEYFNTSTSKALLELFKKLSVLSNVQFNWHYDNDDEEMLEFGKNYETLLGRQFNFYQLV, encoded by the coding sequence ATGGAAATGTTTAAATTGGAGAGGACTTCCAGAACACCGTTTGTGTTGATGGATCCCGCAAATGGGCTTATTGAAATCAAAGGGATATCAATCCCCAACAACTCGTACGAATTCTTTATGCCGCTTTTCGAAAGAATCGAGCGCTATGTTCAGACTCCAACATCTAAGACTGTTGTAAACTTGGAGCTGGAATACTTCAACACTAGCACCTCGAAGGCTTTACTGGAGTTGTTTAAGAAGTTGTCGGTTCTTTCGAATGTTCAGTTTAACTGGCACTACGATAACGACGACGAGGAGATGCTCGAATTTGGGAAGAACTACGAAACCCTTTTAGGGCGCCAGTTTAACTTCTACCAGCTTGTTTAA
- a CDS encoding metalloprotease family protein, with translation MGSIKAVVFNTLYQFWWFVGVMAVMGLVLYLLARTARRNYSQSVGPKFDTYFTGWIGTPVHEFGHWIFCLIFMHKVKEVRFFKSDPKSGTLGYVSHSYNKKSIYQKIGNFFIGIGPILVGGGILMALAYFMLPSHIRMVNLFQDFTESWPIEVSYGWKSGLAAIADSFWVFVKLLVTKANLYSPLFWVFIYISLCISSHMMLSMSDIKTALLGALMVLAVLLLANVLSELIAAFGKNTFQATVSNRINLISMRFGAASIFLLTFSVVLSFFNMLISLMVNNLGGLMKK, from the coding sequence ATGGGATCGATTAAAGCAGTGGTGTTTAATACCCTTTACCAGTTCTGGTGGTTTGTTGGCGTAATGGCCGTAATGGGGCTGGTGCTGTACCTTTTGGCTCGTACAGCCCGTCGAAACTACTCGCAGTCGGTAGGCCCAAAGTTCGACACCTACTTTACGGGGTGGATAGGAACTCCGGTTCACGAGTTTGGCCATTGGATATTCTGCCTTATTTTTATGCATAAGGTAAAAGAGGTGCGCTTCTTTAAGTCCGACCCAAAATCGGGAACGCTGGGCTATGTTTCGCATTCATACAATAAGAAAAGCATCTACCAAAAGATCGGGAACTTTTTTATCGGGATTGGGCCCATTTTAGTTGGAGGAGGAATCCTAATGGCTTTAGCCTACTTTATGCTCCCAAGCCATATCCGAATGGTTAACCTGTTTCAGGATTTTACAGAAAGCTGGCCTATTGAGGTGTCGTACGGGTGGAAATCGGGCTTAGCTGCCATTGCCGATAGCTTTTGGGTATTTGTGAAGCTGTTGGTTACTAAGGCTAACTTGTATTCGCCGCTCTTTTGGGTGTTTATTTACATATCGCTATGCATTTCGTCTCATATGATGCTTAGCATGTCTGATATTAAAACTGCGCTGCTTGGTGCACTAATGGTTTTGGCCGTTCTACTGCTTGCCAATGTGCTGTCTGAGCTGATTGCTGCATTTGGCAAGAATACCTTTCAGGCAACAGTATCGAACCGAATAAATCTTATTAGCATGCGATTTGGTGCTGCCTCTATTTTCCTTCTTACCTTTTCTGTGGTTTTGTCGTTTTTTAATATGCTTATTTCGCTTATGGTTAATAATCTCGGAGGTTTAATGAAAAAGTAG
- a CDS encoding S41 family peptidase, with protein MKNKLKKLYLAAMMLMLSVPFASAQDQQLNEQLFKLNKFLFMLKTEYVDTIDTPDIVEKSIVNILSKLDPHSVYISKEEVKKMSEPLEGNFEGIGIEFNILEDTLIVVNTIPGGPSQKVGLFPGDRILKIDGKMVANIGLKNSDVFSYLRGAKGTKVELQIRRRGVEELLDFMIIRDKIPIYSVDAAYNLTPTVGYIKVSRFAQNTYDEFQKAFAKLKTGTEALILDLRGNSGGYLGTAIGLSDQFLGIGKKIVYTEGTNQPRRDFTATEKGLFEKGKLVVLVDEGSASASEIVAGAIQDWDRGLIVGRRTFGKGLVQSQQMLPDGSMVRLTVARYHTPTGRVIQRPFKNGDAEGYYMDLYKREAKGELTNKDSIHFSDSLKFSTLAKKRVVYGGGGIMPDIFIPLDTTWYTKYYGNLSRKGVFQQFVVNYVDQHRKKLEAKYPTFESYSKSFVVSDEIQNDFMQYGKKMGVEPNMEEYGKSAKEINMILKGLIAQKLWDTSEYFQIINNEDETVRKALNALSDWRKYGL; from the coding sequence ATGAAAAATAAGTTGAAAAAACTCTATCTGGCAGCAATGATGCTTATGCTTTCGGTGCCATTTGCTTCGGCGCAAGACCAGCAGCTGAATGAGCAGCTTTTTAAGCTGAACAAGTTCCTTTTCATGCTGAAAACGGAATATGTGGACACCATTGATACTCCCGATATAGTAGAGAAGTCGATAGTAAACATTCTGAGTAAGCTCGATCCTCACTCGGTTTACATCTCAAAGGAAGAGGTAAAGAAGATGAGCGAACCGCTCGAGGGTAACTTTGAAGGGATCGGAATCGAATTCAACATTCTCGAGGATACGCTAATTGTGGTTAACACCATTCCAGGAGGTCCTTCGCAAAAGGTTGGGCTTTTCCCCGGCGATCGTATTCTTAAAATCGATGGGAAAATGGTTGCCAATATTGGCCTAAAGAATTCGGATGTTTTCTCCTACTTGCGCGGAGCAAAGGGTACTAAAGTTGAGCTTCAGATTAGGCGTAGGGGCGTTGAAGAGCTGCTAGACTTTATGATCATTCGCGATAAAATCCCAATTTACAGCGTTGATGCTGCTTATAACCTTACTCCTACAGTAGGCTACATTAAAGTTTCTCGTTTTGCTCAAAACACATACGATGAATTTCAGAAGGCTTTCGCGAAGCTGAAAACGGGAACAGAGGCGCTAATCTTGGACCTTCGAGGTAATTCGGGTGGGTATCTCGGTACTGCAATTGGGCTTTCGGATCAGTTTTTAGGTATCGGAAAGAAAATTGTTTATACCGAAGGAACAAATCAGCCTCGACGTGATTTTACGGCCACAGAGAAGGGCTTATTCGAAAAAGGGAAGCTGGTGGTGCTTGTCGACGAAGGCTCTGCCTCTGCTTCGGAGATTGTTGCTGGTGCTATTCAGGATTGGGATAGAGGGTTAATCGTTGGACGCAGAACGTTTGGTAAAGGGTTGGTACAAAGCCAGCAAATGCTTCCTGATGGCTCAATGGTAAGGCTTACTGTTGCTCGTTATCACACCCCAACAGGTCGTGTTATCCAGCGCCCGTTTAAAAACGGCGATGCTGAAGGCTACTATATGGATCTGTATAAGCGCGAGGCCAAAGGTGAGCTAACCAACAAGGATAGCATCCACTTTAGCGATTCGCTAAAGTTTAGCACCCTCGCCAAAAAGCGAGTGGTGTACGGTGGAGGAGGCATTATGCCCGATATTTTTATCCCTCTTGATACAACATGGTACACCAAGTACTACGGAAACCTATCGCGCAAGGGCGTCTTTCAGCAGTTTGTGGTAAACTACGTCGATCAGCATAGAAAGAAGCTTGAGGCAAAGTATCCAACATTCGAGAGCTACAGCAAGTCGTTCGTGGTTAGCGACGAAATTCAGAACGATTTTATGCAGTACGGCAAGAAGATGGGGGTAGAGCCAAATATGGAAGAGTATGGCAAATCGGCTAAGGAAATCAACATGATACTGAAAGGACTCATTGCGCAAAAGCTCTGGGATACCTCCGAGTACTTTCAGATAATCAACAACGAAGACGAGACCGTCAGAAAGGCGCTCAATGCCCTTTCCGATTGGCGTAAGTACGGCTTATAG
- the lysA gene encoding diaminopimelate decarboxylase, producing the protein MKNFPHISLFEELNAIETPFYLYDMNLLNRTLNKAKEAADKRGYFIHYALKANNNNPLLIAIRERGFGVDCVSGNEVSKALEMGFSPDTIDFAGIGKTDEEIETALNAEIFSLNVESIEELEVIDEIAGKIGKIANVSLRINPNIDAHTHKNITTGLSENKFGLDLTMLPKLVDRLHAFKNVELKGLHFHVGSQILDLNVFKELAQKASQLNHYFYNQGFKFKHINMGGGLGVSYKNPSNESIVDFEAFFKVFEENLSLPQGMKVHFELGRALVAQSGILITKVVFVKKGLTKKFLILDGGMTDLIRPALYQAFHLTENISREEVSETYDVVGPICESTDCFGENLVLSTSYRGDLVAIYTTGAYGQVMSSKYNMRDKAKAYYVANGILYTEKDYVHAINAEKE; encoded by the coding sequence ATGAAGAACTTTCCACATATCAGCCTTTTCGAGGAGCTTAATGCAATCGAGACACCTTTCTATCTATATGACATGAATCTGCTCAACCGCACCCTCAACAAGGCTAAGGAAGCAGCCGACAAGCGCGGCTACTTTATCCACTACGCGCTAAAAGCAAATAACAATAACCCGCTGCTAATAGCCATACGCGAGCGCGGTTTTGGGGTAGATTGTGTGAGCGGCAACGAGGTAAGCAAGGCGCTGGAAATGGGGTTTTCCCCCGATACAATAGACTTTGCAGGTATTGGTAAAACAGACGAAGAAATTGAAACGGCACTTAATGCCGAGATCTTCAGCCTTAATGTGGAGTCGATTGAGGAGCTGGAAGTAATCGATGAAATTGCAGGAAAGATAGGCAAGATAGCCAACGTATCGCTCCGCATCAATCCCAACATCGATGCGCACACCCATAAAAACATCACCACCGGATTAAGCGAGAATAAGTTTGGGCTCGACCTAACAATGCTCCCTAAACTTGTTGACAGGCTACATGCATTCAAAAATGTAGAATTAAAAGGGTTGCACTTCCACGTAGGATCGCAGATACTAGATCTCAACGTGTTTAAGGAACTCGCACAAAAGGCCTCGCAGCTTAACCACTACTTCTATAACCAAGGATTCAAGTTCAAACACATTAACATGGGGGGCGGGCTAGGTGTTTCGTACAAGAATCCAAGCAATGAATCTATCGTTGATTTCGAGGCATTCTTTAAGGTATTCGAAGAGAACCTAAGCCTCCCCCAAGGCATGAAGGTTCACTTTGAACTGGGAAGAGCACTCGTTGCCCAAAGTGGAATTCTAATTACAAAGGTTGTTTTTGTAAAAAAAGGGCTCACAAAGAAATTCCTCATCCTCGATGGAGGGATGACCGATCTCATACGTCCAGCACTTTACCAAGCTTTTCACCTTACCGAAAACATCAGCCGTGAAGAAGTTTCTGAAACCTACGATGTGGTTGGACCGATTTGCGAATCGACAGATTGCTTTGGAGAAAACCTTGTGCTATCAACCAGCTACCGTGGCGACCTTGTTGCCATCTACACCACCGGTGCCTACGGACAGGTTATGAGTTCGAAGTACAACATGCGAGATAAAGCTAAAGCATACTACGTTGCAAATGGAATTCTTTACACAGAGAAGGATTACGTGCATGCTATAAATGCTGAAAAAGAATAA
- a CDS encoding aspartate kinase, giving the protein MIVQKFGGTSVGSPSNMQHVTSLVNDGNSKIVVLSAMSGTTNALVEISELLKDNNLKAAKEKSLKLHEKYKEVASELFANEEYRTKANAYITQIFEEIDTAINTDYSTDVEYELLSKGELLSTHLVYFYQLQEGLSTALIPALEFMYINEEGDPQIEVIKERLKPFLEQNKDKNILITQGFICRNHEEKIANLKRGGSDYSASLIGAAANADCIEIWTDIDGMHNNDPRYVENTTPIRQLSFDEAAELAYFGAKILHPFCIFPAQEFNIPVLLKNTMEPAAEGTYISKTIISRGFKAVAAKDNITAIKIKSSRMLMAYGFLKKVFEIFDRHRTPIDMITTSEVAVSLTIDNDSELEGIIKEIESFATVEVDSEQTIICIVGNLVADKHGMAAQVTEALSSIPLRMISYGGSEYNISVLIRSEYKSEALQLLHQHLFLNN; this is encoded by the coding sequence ATGATCGTTCAAAAGTTTGGAGGCACATCTGTAGGCAGTCCGAGCAACATGCAGCATGTAACATCCCTTGTAAATGATGGCAACAGTAAGATTGTAGTACTTTCGGCAATGTCGGGCACCACCAATGCACTAGTCGAAATCAGCGAATTGCTTAAAGATAATAACCTTAAAGCCGCAAAAGAAAAAAGCCTAAAGCTCCACGAGAAGTACAAGGAGGTTGCTAGCGAGCTGTTTGCTAACGAAGAGTATAGGACAAAAGCCAATGCCTACATTACTCAAATATTTGAAGAGATCGATACTGCAATAAATACAGACTACAGCACCGATGTAGAATACGAGCTGCTTTCGAAAGGCGAGCTGCTTTCTACCCATTTGGTGTACTTCTACCAGTTACAGGAAGGCCTAAGCACAGCGCTAATTCCTGCCCTCGAGTTCATGTACATCAATGAAGAAGGCGATCCTCAAATAGAGGTAATCAAAGAAAGGCTAAAACCATTCCTTGAACAAAACAAGGACAAAAACATTCTTATTACACAAGGCTTTATCTGCCGCAATCACGAAGAAAAGATTGCAAACCTAAAGCGTGGCGGAAGCGATTACAGCGCATCGCTTATTGGAGCCGCAGCCAATGCCGACTGCATCGAAATTTGGACCGATATCGACGGAATGCACAACAACGACCCTCGATATGTTGAGAATACAACTCCAATTCGTCAGCTATCGTTTGACGAAGCAGCCGAACTTGCATACTTTGGAGCAAAGATTCTTCATCCATTCTGCATCTTCCCTGCACAGGAATTCAACATACCTGTTCTCCTAAAAAACACAATGGAGCCAGCTGCTGAAGGAACATACATTAGCAAAACTATTATTTCGAGAGGGTTTAAAGCGGTTGCCGCAAAAGACAACATTACAGCGATAAAGATTAAGAGCAGCAGAATGCTGATGGCCTACGGTTTCCTAAAAAAGGTATTCGAGATATTCGACCGCCATAGAACCCCTATCGATATGATAACCACCTCGGAAGTAGCCGTATCGCTCACCATCGACAACGACAGCGAACTCGAGGGTATCATCAAGGAAATTGAGTCTTTCGCTACGGTAGAGGTTGATTCCGAACAAACTATTATTTGCATTGTTGGAAATCTTGTAGCCGATAAGCACGGTATGGCTGCACAAGTTACCGAAGCGCTTTCGTCCATCCCTCTTCGAATGATCTCGTACGGTGGAAGCGAGTACAACATTTCGGTACTAATCCGCAGCGAATATAAGAGCGAGGCATTGCAGCTACTACACCAACATCTATTTCTGAACAACTAA
- a CDS encoding DEAD/DEAH box helicase, translating into MDKLDEFRVLGLSESTLKALDEKGFETPTPIQALAIPALLNGERDVIGQAQTGTGKTAAFGLPILERVQPGKGVQALVLVPTRELAIQVTEEMASFKGDKKLFIISIYGGQSISEQLRRLKKGVEVVVGTPGRVLDHLGRGSLVLDNLQYVILDEADEMLNMGFVDDIEEILQHAPEERRMLLFSATMPQRIAKLAKHYMKEPELLKVESKQVTADLTDQIYFELRDSDRFDALTRIIDVEPEFYGLVFCRTKNGVDEVTSKLIERGYDADGLHGDISQALREKILRKFRNKHINILVATDVAARGIDINDLTHVINYSLPQDPESYVHRIGRTGRAGKQGTAITFITPSEYRQFVAMQRNVNVKIRKEKLPTANDVISIKKNKIKTDLEEIVGNESYMEYLGMAEDLIAVNGPDIALASLLKLAFKDELDENSYSEIRTVSVDTKGKARLFIALGKFDGYNSKMIVDLLKDKAHLPDAVIDDVKVMDAFSFVTIPFKEAEHTLEVLNTMRRGGGRPLAEIAGDSKGGNGGGRGDRRGGGGGFGGGYRGERGDRGERRGDRRSGGDRDRGDRGFRDRGDRPRRDRDSRSRRS; encoded by the coding sequence ATGGACAAATTGGATGAATTCAGAGTTTTAGGGCTCTCGGAGAGCACCCTTAAGGCTCTTGATGAAAAGGGGTTTGAAACCCCAACACCAATCCAAGCACTGGCGATTCCGGCCTTACTTAATGGCGAACGCGATGTCATCGGACAGGCGCAGACAGGAACCGGGAAAACGGCAGCATTTGGATTACCGATCCTCGAGAGGGTACAACCTGGGAAAGGAGTTCAAGCGTTGGTTTTGGTTCCTACGCGCGAATTGGCGATACAGGTGACAGAAGAAATGGCTTCGTTTAAAGGCGACAAGAAGCTTTTTATCATCTCCATTTATGGAGGACAATCTATAAGCGAGCAGCTTCGTAGGTTGAAAAAGGGCGTAGAGGTGGTAGTTGGAACTCCAGGTAGAGTGCTCGATCACCTAGGTCGTGGCAGCTTGGTTCTCGACAACCTGCAGTACGTTATCCTTGATGAGGCCGACGAAATGCTCAACATGGGTTTTGTTGACGATATCGAAGAGATTCTTCAGCATGCACCCGAGGAGCGCAGAATGCTCCTATTCTCTGCAACAATGCCTCAGCGCATTGCTAAGCTGGCTAAGCACTACATGAAGGAGCCAGAGCTACTAAAGGTGGAGTCGAAGCAGGTTACTGCAGATCTAACCGATCAGATCTACTTCGAGCTTCGCGATTCCGACCGCTTTGATGCGCTAACCCGCATCATCGATGTGGAACCCGAGTTCTACGGACTGGTATTCTGCCGCACCAAAAATGGGGTAGATGAGGTTACCTCTAAGCTTATCGAGCGTGGTTACGATGCAGATGGGCTTCACGGAGATATTTCTCAGGCGCTGCGTGAGAAGATCCTTCGCAAGTTCCGCAACAAGCACATCAACATTTTGGTGGCTACCGATGTGGCCGCTCGTGGTATCGACATTAACGACCTTACCCACGTAATTAACTACTCGTTACCTCAAGATCCCGAATCGTACGTACACCGTATCGGACGTACCGGTCGTGCAGGGAAGCAGGGCACGGCGATTACTTTCATTACTCCTTCGGAGTACCGTCAGTTTGTTGCCATGCAGCGCAACGTAAACGTTAAGATCCGCAAGGAGAAGTTGCCTACTGCCAACGACGTAATCAGCATAAAGAAGAATAAGATTAAGACAGACCTTGAGGAGATTGTAGGAAACGAAAGCTACATGGAATACTTGGGTATGGCCGAAGATCTTATTGCAGTGAATGGGCCTGATATTGCCCTTGCTTCTCTTCTTAAATTGGCATTTAAGGATGAGCTGGATGAGAACAGCTACTCTGAGATCCGTACCGTATCTGTAGACACCAAGGGTAAGGCTCGCCTTTTCATCGCTCTTGGAAAGTTTGACGGCTACAATTCGAAAATGATTGTTGATCTGCTTAAGGATAAGGCTCACCTACCTGATGCAGTTATCGACGATGTAAAGGTAATGGATGCCTTCTCGTTTGTAACCATTCCGTTTAAGGAGGCAGAGCATACGCTCGAAGTTCTTAACACCATGCGTCGTGGCGGTGGTCGTCCTCTTGCCGAGATTGCTGGCGACAGCAAGGGCGGTAATGGCGGTGGTCGTGGCGATCGTCGTGGAGGCGGTGGCGGCTTTGGCGGCGGTTACCGTGGAGAACGTGGTGATAGAGGAGAGCGCCGAGGTGATCGTAGAAGCGGTGGAGATCGTGATCGTGGTGATCGTGGTTTCCGCGACCGTGGAGACAGACCTCGTCGTGATAGAGATTCGCGTTCACGCAGATCGTAA